From one Streptomyces chromofuscus genomic stretch:
- a CDS encoding vitamin K epoxide reductase family protein produces MSKTTVKDVSTEPEPRSAAAEPRTVGGSRAFALLLVITGAAGLLAAWVITLDKFKILEAKARGETFTPSCSLNPIVSCGSVMESAQASAFGFPNPMLGLVTYGIVICVGMSLLARARFPRWYWLTFNAGTLFGVVFCAWLMFQSLYRINALCLWCSLAWVATIVMFWYVTSFNVRNGFLPATDGLKRFFAEFTWVLPVTHVGIIVMLILTRWGSQLWA; encoded by the coding sequence ATGAGCAAGACGACAGTCAAGGACGTCTCCACCGAGCCCGAGCCGCGCAGCGCCGCCGCCGAGCCGCGCACGGTCGGCGGCAGCCGGGCCTTCGCCCTGCTGTTGGTGATCACTGGCGCGGCGGGCCTGCTCGCCGCGTGGGTCATCACGCTCGACAAGTTCAAGATCCTCGAAGCCAAGGCCCGGGGCGAGACGTTCACGCCGAGCTGCAGCCTCAACCCGATCGTCTCCTGCGGCAGCGTCATGGAGAGCGCCCAGGCCTCCGCCTTCGGCTTCCCCAACCCGATGCTGGGCCTGGTCACCTACGGCATCGTGATCTGCGTCGGCATGAGCCTGCTGGCCCGCGCCCGCTTCCCGCGCTGGTACTGGCTCACCTTCAACGCCGGCACACTCTTCGGCGTCGTCTTCTGCGCCTGGCTGATGTTCCAGTCGCTGTACCGGATCAACGCGCTGTGCCTGTGGTGCTCGCTGGCCTGGGTCGCCACGATCGTCATGTTCTGGTACGTGACCTCGTTCAACGTCCGCAACGGCTTCCTGCCGGCAACGGACGGGCTGAAGCGGTTCTTCGCCGAGTTCACCTGGGTGCTGCCGGTCACGCACGTCGGCATCATCGTGATGCTGATCCTGACCCGCTGGGGCAGCCAGCTCTGGGCCTGA
- a CDS encoding DUF948 domain-containing protein, translating to MSGGEVAGILVAVFWAILVSFLAVALARLAQTLRATTKLVADVTDQAVPLLAEASSAVRSAQTQIDRVDAIASDVQEVTSNASALSTTVASTFGGPLVKVAAFGYGVRRALGGRKEHAPAKSPRRTVIVGRTVPAARRAKRKKD from the coding sequence GTGTCCGGTGGAGAGGTGGCCGGCATCCTGGTGGCCGTCTTCTGGGCGATCCTGGTCTCCTTCCTCGCGGTGGCCCTGGCGAGGCTGGCCCAGACGCTCAGAGCGACGACCAAGCTGGTGGCGGACGTGACCGACCAGGCCGTCCCGCTGCTGGCGGAGGCCTCCTCGGCGGTGCGCTCCGCGCAGACCCAGATCGACCGGGTCGACGCCATCGCCTCCGACGTCCAGGAGGTCACGTCGAACGCGTCCGCGCTGTCCACCACCGTCGCCTCCACCTTCGGCGGCCCGCTGGTCAAGGTCGCCGCCTTCGGGTACGGCGTGCGCCGGGCCCTCGGCGGCCGCAAGGAGCACGCGCCCGCGAAGTCGCCGAGGCGTACCGTGATCGTGGGCCGGACCGTCCCGGCCGCGCGGCGGGCCAAGCGGAAGAAGGACTGA
- the rpsD gene encoding 30S ribosomal protein S4, whose product MANQSRPKVKKSRALGIALTPKAVKYFEARPYPPGEHGRGRKQNSDYKVRLLEKQRLRAQYDISERQLVRAYERASKVQGKTGEALIVELERRLDALVLRSGIARTIYQARQMVVHGHIEVNGQKVDKPSFRVRPDDVVMVRERSREKTLFSIAREGGFAPDGETPRYLQVNLKALAFRLDREPNRKEIPVICDEQLVVEYYAR is encoded by the coding sequence ATGGCGAACCAGTCCCGCCCCAAGGTCAAGAAGTCGCGTGCCCTCGGCATCGCGCTGACCCCGAAGGCCGTCAAGTACTTCGAGGCCCGTCCGTACCCGCCCGGTGAGCACGGCCGTGGCCGCAAGCAGAACTCGGACTACAAGGTCCGTCTGCTGGAGAAGCAGCGTCTGCGCGCGCAGTACGACATCTCCGAGCGCCAGCTGGTCCGTGCCTACGAGCGTGCCTCCAAGGTCCAGGGCAAGACCGGTGAGGCCCTGATCGTGGAGCTCGAGCGCCGTCTCGACGCCCTGGTCCTGCGTTCGGGCATCGCCCGCACCATCTACCAGGCCCGTCAGATGGTCGTTCACGGCCACATCGAGGTCAACGGCCAGAAGGTCGACAAGCCGTCGTTCCGTGTCCGTCCCGACGACGTCGTGATGGTCCGCGAGCGCAGCCGCGAGAAGACCCTCTTCTCGATCGCCCGCGAGGGTGGTTTCGCCCCCGACGGCGAGACCCCGCGCTACCTCCAGGTGAACCTCAAGGCCCTGGCGTTCCGCCTGGACCGTGAGCCGAACCGCAAGGAGATCCCGGTGATCTGCGACGAGCAGCTCGTCGTCGAGTACTACGCCCGCTGA
- a CDS encoding replication-associated recombination protein A, protein MEPDLFTAAAEERQEKDPTASPLAVRMRPRTLDEVVGQQHLLKPGSPLRRLVGEGAGGPAGPSSVILWGPPGTGKTTLAYVVSKATNKRFVELSAITAGVKEVRAVIDGARRATGGFGKETVLFLDEIHRFSKAQQDSLLPAVENRWVTLIAATTENPYFSVISPLLSRSLLLTLEPLTDDDVRGLVRRAVTAERGLNGAVTLPEDTEAHLLRIAGGDARRALTALEAAAGAALDKGESEIGLTTLEETVDRAAVTYDRDGDQHYDVASALIKSIRGSDVDAALHYLARMIEAGEDPRFIARRLMISASEDIGLADPNALPIAVAAAQAVAMIGFPEAALTLSHATIALALAPKSNAATTAIGAAVDDVRKGLAGPVPAHLRDSHYKGAGKLGHGQGYLYPHDLPEGIAEQQYAPDALKDREYYTPTRHGAEARYADAVEWTRKHLGRKRS, encoded by the coding sequence GTGGAGCCCGACCTGTTCACCGCCGCCGCCGAAGAACGCCAGGAGAAGGACCCGACCGCGAGTCCCCTGGCGGTGCGCATGCGCCCGCGCACCCTCGACGAGGTCGTGGGCCAGCAGCACCTGCTGAAGCCCGGCTCACCCCTGCGCCGGCTGGTCGGGGAAGGCGCCGGGGGACCGGCGGGCCCGTCGTCGGTGATCCTCTGGGGCCCGCCCGGCACCGGCAAGACGACCCTGGCGTACGTCGTCTCCAAGGCGACCAACAAGCGGTTCGTGGAGCTGTCCGCGATCACCGCCGGCGTCAAGGAGGTCCGCGCGGTCATCGACGGCGCCCGCCGCGCCACCGGTGGCTTCGGCAAGGAGACCGTCCTCTTCCTCGACGAGATCCACCGCTTCAGCAAGGCCCAGCAGGACTCGCTCCTGCCCGCCGTCGAGAACCGCTGGGTCACGCTGATCGCGGCGACGACCGAGAACCCGTACTTCTCGGTGATCTCCCCCCTGCTCTCCCGCTCCCTGCTGCTGACCCTCGAACCCCTCACCGACGACGACGTGCGCGGCCTCGTCCGGCGCGCCGTCACCGCCGAACGCGGCCTGAACGGCGCCGTCACCCTCCCCGAGGACACCGAGGCCCACCTGCTGAGGATCGCCGGCGGCGACGCCCGCCGCGCCCTGACCGCTCTGGAGGCCGCCGCCGGGGCCGCCCTGGACAAGGGCGAGAGCGAGATCGGCCTCACGACGCTCGAGGAGACCGTCGACCGCGCCGCGGTGACGTACGACCGCGACGGCGACCAGCACTACGACGTGGCCAGCGCCCTGATCAAGTCGATCCGCGGCTCCGACGTCGACGCCGCGCTGCACTATCTGGCCCGGATGATCGAGGCCGGCGAGGACCCTCGTTTCATCGCGCGCCGACTGATGATCTCCGCCAGCGAGGACATCGGCCTGGCCGATCCGAACGCCCTGCCGATCGCGGTCGCCGCCGCCCAGGCCGTGGCCATGATCGGCTTCCCCGAGGCCGCCCTCACCCTCAGCCACGCCACCATCGCCCTCGCCCTGGCGCCCAAGTCCAACGCCGCGACGACCGCGATCGGCGCGGCTGTGGACGACGTGCGGAAGGGGCTCGCGGGGCCGGTGCCCGCCCACCTGCGCGACTCCCACTACAAGGGCGCGGGCAAGCTCGGGCACGGGCAGGGGTACCTCTACCCGCACGACCTGCCCGAGGGCATCGCCGAGCAGCAGTACGCGCCGGACGCCCTCAAGGACCGGGAGTACTACACGCCCACCCGGCACGGGGCGGAGGCGCGGTACGCGGACGCCGTCGAGTGGACCAGGAAACACCTCGGTCGTAAGCGGTCCTGA
- the alaS gene encoding alanine--tRNA ligase — MESAEIRRRWLSFFEERGHTVVPSASLIADDPTLLLVPAGMVPFKPYFLGEVKPPFPRATSVQKCVRTPDIEEVGKTTRHGTFFQMCGNFSFGDYFKEGAVKLAWELLTAPQNKGGYGLDPERLWITVYKDDDEAERIWHEVVGVPMERIQRLGMKDNFWSMGVPGPCGPCSEINYDRGPEFGVEGGPAVNDERYVEIWNLVFMQYERGEGTGKDNFEILGDLPSKNIDTGLGLERLAMILQGVQNMYEIDTSMAVIKKATELTGVAYGDAHDSDVSLRVVTDHMRTSVMLIGDGVSPGNEGRGYVLRRIMRRAIRNMRLLGATGPVVKELIDTVIEMMGQQYPELITDRERIEKVAVAEENAFLKTLKAGTNILDTAVSDTKAAGGTVLPGDKAFLLHDTWGFPIDLTLEMAAEQGLSVDEDGFRRLMKEQRERAKADAQAKKTGHADLGAYREIADRAGETDFIGYTDTEGESTIVGILVDGVSSPAATEGDEVEIVLDRTPFYAEGGGQIGDTGRIRVDSGAVIEVRDCQKPVPGVYVHKGVVQVGEVTVGAKAHATIDARRRTAIARAHSATHLTHQALRDALGPTAAQAGSENQPGRFRFDFGSPSAVPTAVMTDVEQKINEVLARDLDVRADIMGIDEARKQGAIAEFGEKYGERVRVVTIGDFSKELCGGTHVHNTAQLGLVKLLGESSIGSGVRRIEALVGVDAYNFLAREHTVVAQLQELIKGRPEELPEKVSAMLGKLKDAEKEIEKFRAEKVLQAAAGLAESAKDVHGVALVTGQVPDGTTADDLRKLVLDVRGRIRGGRAAVVALFTVNNGKPLTVIATNEAARERGLKAGDLVRTAAKTLGGGGGGKPDVAQGGGQNPAAVGEAVDAVERLVAETAK, encoded by the coding sequence ATGGAGTCGGCTGAGATCCGCCGCCGCTGGCTGAGCTTCTTCGAGGAGCGCGGGCACACCGTCGTGCCTTCGGCGTCGCTCATCGCGGACGACCCGACTCTGCTCCTCGTCCCGGCCGGCATGGTGCCCTTCAAGCCCTACTTCCTGGGCGAGGTCAAGCCGCCGTTCCCGCGCGCCACCAGCGTGCAGAAGTGCGTGCGCACGCCGGACATCGAGGAGGTCGGCAAGACCACCCGGCACGGCACGTTCTTCCAGATGTGCGGCAACTTCTCCTTCGGCGACTACTTCAAGGAAGGCGCCGTCAAGCTCGCCTGGGAGCTGCTCACCGCGCCCCAGAACAAGGGCGGTTACGGCCTCGACCCCGAGCGTCTGTGGATCACCGTCTACAAGGACGACGACGAGGCCGAGCGCATCTGGCACGAGGTCGTCGGTGTGCCCATGGAGCGCATCCAGCGCCTGGGCATGAAGGACAACTTCTGGTCCATGGGCGTCCCCGGCCCGTGCGGCCCCTGCTCCGAGATCAACTACGACCGCGGCCCCGAGTTCGGTGTCGAGGGCGGCCCCGCCGTCAACGACGAGCGGTACGTGGAGATCTGGAACCTCGTCTTCATGCAGTACGAGCGCGGCGAGGGCACCGGCAAGGACAACTTCGAGATCCTCGGCGACCTGCCGAGCAAGAACATCGACACCGGGCTCGGCCTGGAGCGGCTCGCCATGATTCTGCAGGGCGTGCAGAACATGTACGAGATCGACACCTCCATGGCCGTCATCAAGAAGGCCACCGAGCTGACCGGCGTGGCCTACGGCGACGCCCACGACTCGGACGTCTCCCTGCGCGTGGTCACCGACCACATGCGCACGTCCGTGATGCTCATCGGCGACGGCGTCAGCCCCGGCAACGAGGGCCGCGGCTACGTGCTGCGCCGCATCATGCGCCGGGCCATCCGCAACATGCGCCTGCTCGGCGCCACCGGCCCGGTCGTCAAGGAGCTGATCGACACGGTCATCGAGATGATGGGCCAGCAGTACCCCGAGCTCATCACCGACCGCGAGCGGATCGAGAAGGTCGCCGTCGCCGAGGAGAACGCCTTCCTCAAGACCCTGAAGGCCGGCACCAACATCCTCGACACCGCGGTCAGCGACACCAAGGCCGCCGGCGGCACCGTCCTGCCCGGCGACAAGGCCTTCCTGCTCCACGACACCTGGGGCTTCCCGATCGACCTCACCCTGGAGATGGCCGCCGAGCAGGGCCTGTCCGTGGACGAGGACGGCTTCCGGCGCCTGATGAAGGAGCAGCGGGAGCGCGCCAAGGCCGACGCGCAGGCCAAGAAGACCGGCCACGCCGACCTCGGCGCCTACCGGGAGATCGCCGACCGCGCCGGCGAGACCGACTTCATCGGCTACACCGACACCGAGGGCGAGTCCACGATCGTCGGCATCCTGGTCGACGGAGTCTCCTCGCCCGCCGCCACCGAGGGCGACGAGGTCGAGATCGTCCTCGACCGCACCCCGTTCTACGCCGAGGGCGGCGGCCAGATCGGCGACACCGGCCGCATCAGGGTCGACTCCGGGGCCGTCATCGAGGTCCGCGACTGCCAGAAGCCGGTCCCGGGCGTCTACGTCCACAAGGGCGTCGTCCAGGTCGGCGAGGTCACCGTCGGGGCCAAGGCCCACGCCACGATCGACGCCCGCCGCCGCACGGCCATCGCGCGCGCCCACTCGGCCACCCACCTCACCCACCAGGCCCTGCGCGACGCCCTCGGCCCGACGGCCGCCCAGGCCGGTTCCGAGAACCAGCCCGGCCGCTTCCGCTTCGACTTCGGTTCCCCGTCCGCCGTTCCGACGGCCGTGATGACCGACGTCGAGCAGAAGATCAACGAGGTGCTCGCCCGCGACCTCGACGTGCGCGCCGACATCATGGGCATCGACGAGGCCAGGAAGCAGGGCGCCATCGCCGAGTTCGGCGAGAAGTACGGCGAGCGGGTGCGGGTCGTCACCATCGGCGACTTCTCCAAGGAGCTGTGCGGCGGCACCCACGTGCACAACACCGCACAGCTGGGCCTGGTGAAGCTGCTTGGCGAGTCCTCCATCGGCTCCGGTGTGCGCCGTATCGAGGCCCTGGTCGGCGTGGACGCCTACAACTTCCTCGCCCGGGAGCACACGGTCGTCGCCCAGCTCCAGGAGCTGATCAAGGGCCGTCCGGAGGAACTCCCGGAGAAGGTCTCCGCGATGCTCGGCAAGCTGAAGGACGCCGAGAAGGAGATCGAGAAGTTCCGCGCCGAGAAGGTGCTCCAGGCCGCCGCGGGCCTCGCCGAGTCCGCCAAGGACGTGCACGGCGTCGCCCTGGTCACCGGCCAGGTCCCGGACGGCACCACCGCCGACGACCTGCGCAAGCTGGTCCTCGACGTGCGAGGCCGCATCCGGGGCGGCCGGGCCGCCGTGGTCGCCCTGTTCACGGTCAACAACGGCAAGCCGCTGACGGTCATCGCCACCAACGAGGCCGCCCGCGAGCGCGGCCTGAAGGCCGGCGACCTGGTCCGGACGGCCGCCAAGACCCTCGGGGGCGGCGGTGGCGGCAAGCCGGACGTCGCCCAGGGCGGCGGCCAGAACCCCGCCGCCGTCGGTGAGGC
- a CDS encoding MBL fold metallo-hydrolase — translation MLIAGFPAGAWGTNCYLVAPAAGEECVIIDPGHQAAPGVEEALKKHRLKPVAVVLTHGHIDHVASVVPVCGAHDVPAWIHPEDRYMMSDPAKAIGLSVGTPLMGELTVGEPDDVRELADGTKLELAGLQFSVAHAPGHTKGSVTFRMPEAADVPSVFFSGDLLFAGSIGRTDLPGGDMAEMLDSLARVCLPLDDSTVVLSGHGPQTTIGQERATNPYLRQVAAGQGDAQQAPRRGM, via the coding sequence GTGCTCATTGCCGGGTTCCCCGCCGGGGCCTGGGGGACGAACTGTTATCTCGTCGCCCCCGCCGCCGGTGAGGAGTGCGTGATCATCGACCCGGGCCATCAGGCGGCCCCCGGAGTCGAGGAAGCACTGAAGAAGCATCGGCTCAAGCCCGTCGCCGTCGTCCTCACCCACGGGCACATCGACCACGTGGCCTCGGTCGTCCCGGTCTGCGGAGCGCACGACGTACCGGCCTGGATCCACCCCGAGGACCGCTACATGATGAGCGACCCGGCGAAGGCCATCGGCCTGTCCGTCGGGACGCCGCTCATGGGTGAGCTGACCGTGGGGGAGCCGGACGACGTCAGGGAGCTGGCCGACGGAACGAAGCTGGAGCTGGCGGGGCTGCAGTTCTCCGTCGCGCACGCGCCGGGCCATACCAAGGGGTCGGTGACCTTCCGGATGCCCGAGGCCGCGGACGTCCCGTCCGTGTTCTTCTCCGGGGATCTGCTCTTCGCCGGCTCCATCGGACGCACCGACCTGCCCGGCGGTGACATGGCCGAGATGCTCGACTCGCTGGCCCGCGTGTGCCTGCCGCTCGACGACTCGACCGTGGTGCTGTCCGGCCACGGCCCCCAGACCACCATCGGCCAGGAACGCGCCACCAACCCGTATCTGCGGCAGGTGGCCGCCGGCCAGGGAGATGCTCAGCAGGCTCCCCGACGAGGAATGTGA
- the hisS gene encoding histidine--tRNA ligase — translation MSTFKAPKGTYDLIPPDSAKFLAVREAIAAPLRNSGYGYIETPGFENVELFARGVGESTDIVTKEMYAFETKGGDRLALRPEGTASVLRAALEANLHKAGNLPVKLWYSGSYYRYERPQKGRYRHFSQVGAEAIGAEDPALDAELIILADQAYRSLGLSDFRILLNSLGDKECRPVYRAALQDFLRGLDLDEDTLRRAEINPLRVLDDKRPDVQKQLTDAPLLRDYLCDACKAYHEEVRELITAAGVAFEDDPKLVRGLDYYTRTTFEFVHDGLGSQSAVGGGGRYDGLSEMIGGPALPSVGWALGVDRTVLALEAEGIELELPAATSVFAVPLGEEARRVLFAKVTELRKQGVAADFSYGAKGLKGAMKSANRSGARYAIVAGERDLAEGVVQLKDMASGEQTAVGVNEIVAELEARLG, via the coding sequence GTGAGCACCTTCAAGGCCCCCAAGGGCACGTACGACCTGATCCCGCCGGACAGCGCCAAGTTCCTGGCCGTCCGCGAGGCGATCGCCGCCCCGCTGCGCAACTCCGGCTACGGCTACATCGAGACGCCCGGCTTCGAGAACGTCGAGCTGTTCGCGCGCGGCGTCGGTGAGTCGACCGACATCGTCACCAAGGAGATGTACGCCTTCGAGACCAAGGGCGGCGACAGGCTCGCCCTGCGTCCCGAGGGCACGGCGTCGGTGCTGCGCGCCGCTCTGGAGGCCAACCTCCACAAGGCGGGCAACCTGCCGGTCAAGCTCTGGTACTCCGGCTCCTACTACCGCTACGAGCGCCCCCAGAAGGGCCGCTACCGCCACTTCTCCCAGGTCGGCGCCGAGGCGATCGGGGCCGAGGACCCTGCCCTGGACGCCGAGTTGATCATCCTGGCGGACCAGGCGTACCGCTCGCTGGGACTGAGCGACTTCCGCATCCTGCTCAACAGCCTGGGCGACAAGGAGTGCCGTCCCGTCTACCGGGCCGCCCTCCAGGACTTCCTCCGCGGCCTGGACCTCGACGAGGACACCCTGCGCCGCGCCGAGATCAACCCGCTGCGCGTCCTCGACGACAAGCGCCCGGACGTGCAGAAGCAGCTCACCGACGCCCCGCTGCTGCGCGACTACCTTTGCGACGCCTGCAAGGCCTATCACGAGGAGGTCCGCGAGCTGATCACCGCGGCGGGCGTCGCCTTCGAGGACGACCCGAAGCTGGTACGCGGACTGGACTACTACACGCGCACCACCTTCGAGTTCGTCCACGACGGCCTCGGCTCGCAGTCCGCGGTGGGCGGCGGCGGCCGCTACGACGGCCTGTCCGAGATGATCGGCGGCCCCGCGCTGCCGTCCGTCGGCTGGGCCCTCGGCGTCGACCGCACGGTGCTCGCCCTGGAGGCGGAGGGAATCGAGCTGGAACTGCCCGCCGCCACCAGCGTGTTCGCGGTGCCGCTCGGCGAGGAGGCCCGCCGGGTGCTGTTCGCCAAGGTCACCGAGCTGCGCAAGCAGGGCGTCGCCGCGGACTTCTCCTACGGCGCCAAGGGCCTCAAGGGCGCCATGAAGAGCGCCAACCGCAGCGGTGCCCGCTACGCGATCGTGGCCGGCGAACGCGACCTCGCGGAGGGCGTGGTCCAGCTCAAGGACATGGCGTCCGGCGAGCAGACCGCCGTCGGCGTCAACGAGATCGTGGCCGAACTGGAAGCCCGCCTCGGCTGA
- a CDS encoding peptidylprolyl isomerase — protein sequence MVSQEQRRRQLAREKFLRQQQRRTDARRKSRMRNAVIASALGVVLIGSLALYTTGVLKDDDKTNAAAEVTQSASPSKAPDPCDKPAAGKVASETWKKEPAMTIDKSADYTMKLATTCGDIDVALKASAAPHTVNSFEFLAGKGYFDHTKCHRLTTNGIYVLQCGDPTGSGSGGPGYTIPDENLRDKSLKDHVYPAGTVAMANTGQPNSGGSQFFLVYQDSELPPSYTPFGTVSESGMTVLKKIADAGENTGAGDGAPNATVVINKATITKS from the coding sequence GTGGTCAGCCAGGAACAGCGGCGGCGTCAGCTCGCCCGGGAGAAGTTCTTGCGGCAGCAGCAGCGGCGCACCGACGCCCGGCGCAAGTCGCGCATGCGCAACGCCGTGATCGCTTCGGCGCTCGGCGTGGTCCTGATCGGCAGCCTCGCGCTGTACACGACCGGCGTGCTCAAGGACGACGACAAGACCAACGCGGCCGCGGAGGTCACGCAGAGCGCCTCGCCGTCGAAGGCACCGGACCCGTGCGACAAGCCGGCCGCGGGCAAGGTCGCGTCGGAGACCTGGAAGAAGGAGCCGGCGATGACCATCGACAAGTCGGCCGACTACACGATGAAGCTCGCGACGACGTGCGGTGACATAGACGTCGCCCTGAAGGCGTCGGCGGCCCCGCACACGGTGAACTCGTTCGAGTTCCTGGCCGGCAAGGGCTACTTCGACCACACCAAGTGCCACCGGCTGACCACGAACGGGATCTACGTGCTCCAGTGCGGCGACCCGACGGGCAGCGGCAGCGGGGGTCCCGGCTACACGATTCCGGACGAGAACCTGAGGGACAAGAGCCTCAAGGACCACGTCTATCCCGCGGGAACCGTCGCGATGGCGAACACCGGCCAGCCGAACTCCGGCGGCAGCCAGTTCTTCCTCGTCTACCAGGACAGTGAGCTGCCGCCCAGCTACACACCGTTCGGAACGGTTTCCGAGTCCGGCATGACGGTTCTGAAGAAGATCGCCGACGCCGGAGAGAACACCGGAGCGGGTGACGGAGCCCCGAACGCGACGGTTGTCATCAACAAGGCAACCATCACGAAATCCTGA